The following is a genomic window from Candidatus Omnitrophota bacterium.
GGCACGTTCATCGCGGCGGCATTGATAACAAAAGGCAATATCCTGTTAAGGAACGGGGTCGCCGAACATCAGGGCGCCTTGATCGACGGGCTAAGGAGTTCCGGCGCGAGGATAGACATGGGCGGCGACGGCATGAGAGTCAAGGGAGCGGTTAATCTGCGGCCCATGAACATAACTACATATCCTTATCCCGGCTTTCCTACCGATATGCAGGCGCAGATGGTTGCGTTAGCATGCGTGACCAGGGGCATAAGCGTGATAACCGACAAGGTCTTCCCGGACAGGTTCATGCATATTGCCGAACTTATGCGTATGGGCGCCAAGATCCAGCGCCAGGGAAATACGGCGGTGGTCGAGGGCTGCAGGCATTTATCGGGAGCGGACGTTATGGCGTCTGATCTAAGGGCGTCCGCCGCTTTGGTGCTCGCGGGCCTGGTCGCCAAAGGCAGGACTACGGTTTTCCGGATCTATCATCTGGACAGAGGATATGATAAATTAGATGGTAGGCTGCGGCAGCTCGGCGCGAGGATAAGCAGGGAGAAACAGTAATGATCCTGATGATCGATAATTATGATTCTTTTACCTATAATCTTGTCCAGTACCTCGGAGAATTGGGGGAGAAACTCAAGGTATTCAGGAATGACAAGATCACGGTCGCCGAGATATCAAGAATGCGCCCCAAAAAGATCGTCATTTCTCCGGGCCCGGGCAGGCCTGAGGACTCCGGCGTGTCCATAGATGTGATCAAGAGACTTGCCGGCAAGATCCCCATACTGGGTGTCTGCCTGGGGCATCAGGCAATAGGTTATGTTTTCGGGGCGAAAGTGATCAAGGCCAAACGGCTGATGCACGGCAAGACCTCAATGATCTATCATGACGCGAAGGGGTTATTTAAAGGGCTGCCCAATCCGTTTGAGGCGACAAGGTATCATTCTCTTATTCTGGAGAAGAAGACGCTGCCTGAATGTTTCAAGATAACCGCCTGGACACGGCAGGATGAGATTATGGGGATCAGGCATAAGGATTTCTCTCTATGGGGCGTGCAGTTTCATCCCGAGTCCATTATGACCAAGAGCGGCAAAAGATTATTAAAGAACTTTATTGGATTATGATAAAAGAAGCGATAGCAAAAGTGATCAAGTGCAGCGACCTTTCGCCGTCAGAGATGGGCTCTGTCATGGAGGAGATAATGACCGGCGCGGCCACTGTCGGCCAGATGGCTTCTTTTCTTACGGCGCTTAGCACCAAAGGAGAGACCATTGACGAGCTCACCGCCGCGGTAAGCGTGATGCGCGGGCATGTAAGAAAGATCAAGGCAAGGAAACGCATGGTCCTTGATACCTGCGGCACAGGCGGCGACAGGAAAGGCACTTTTAATATATCCACCGTTGCCGCGTTTGTGGCGGCAGGGGCGGGCGTTACCGTGGCAAAACACGGCAACCGCTCCGTATCCAGTTCTTGCGGCAGCGCCGACCTTCTTGAAGAACTGGGTATTGATATAAATCTTAAAGAGGCGGACCTGGAAGAATGCCTGAACAGCCTCGGTATTGCCTTTCTTTTCGCGCCAAACCTCCATCCGGCGATGAAATACGCGGCGCCGGTAAGGAAAGAGATAGGCATAAGGACTATTTTTAACCTGTTGGGCCCCCTTACCAATCCCGCCTCAGCCACGCATCAGCTTATAGGCGTTTATGACGCGGGCTGGACAAAGCCGCTTGCCTGTGTTTTGGGCAGGCTGGGGGCGAGGCATGCCCTTGTTGTCCACGGGAAGGACGGACTTGATGAGGTGACCACTGTCTCCGATACGCTGGTTTCCGAATACAGGGGAGGCAGAGTAAGGTCATATAAAATAAACCCGCGGGATTTCGGCATTAAGCGTTCAGAACCAGATGACCTCTGCGGCGGCAGCAGAGAGGTCAATGCCGAGATCGCCATGGATGTGCTTGAAGGCGGCCGCGGGGCTAAGAGGGACATTGTCGTCCTTAACGCCGGATGCGCGATATACGCCGCGGACAAAGCGCGCGGCATTAAGGAAGGCATAAAAATGGCCGAGCGTTCTCTGGATTCAAAAGCGGCATTAAAGAAACTTGAACTGCTCAGGTCGTATTCACCCCGCCCTTTTGGTTCGTTACAATCTGTAAGAAACCCAAAAGGGCGGGGTTCACAGGCGGCGAAGAAATGAAGCAGAATTTCCTGAAAGAGGCCATAGATAGAAAGAAGCAGAAGGTCGCGGAGCTCAAGCAGTCCTTTCCCGAAGAGCAGCTTAAGGAGAAGATCGCGTCTATGGGCGGTACTTTGGGTTTCAGGGAGGCGGTCTCAAAGCCGAAGAAAATAAATCTTATTGCCGAGATCAAAAAGGCGTCTCCTTCCTGCGGGGCGATCAGGCCGGACATCAGCGTCGCGGAAGTCGCCGGGATCTACAAAGACGCGGGCGCGGCAGCCATATCGGTGTTGACTGAAGAGTCGTTCTTTGCCGGCAGTATCGAAGATTTGAGAGTGGTGAGAGAAACAGTTGATATCCCTATCCTGCGCAAGGATTTCATAATAGACCCTTATCAGATCTTTGAGTCGCGCGCGTTCGGCGCGGACGCGGTGCTGCTCATAGCCGGCGCCCTTACCAACGAGGCGATCAAATCAATGACGTCTCTTGCCGGAACGCTGGGGCTTGACTGCCTTGTGGAGGTGCATAATGAAAAAGAGCTGAAGCGCGCGCTCAACCTGAAAGCCCCTCTCATAGGCGTTAATAACAGGGACCTGAATACCCTGGAGGTTGATTTTAAGACCACCGAGAAACTGATCTATCTTATCCCGCGCGACAAGACCATTGTCGTTGAAAGCGGGATCAAAACCCACCAGGACGTCCTCTTTCTTAAAATTCTGGGCATAAACGCCGTGCTTATCGGGGAGGCGCTTATGCGCGCCGAAGATATTTCCGCGGGCGTTAAAGACATAATGGGATGGTAAGGCGCGCGTTCATGATCCTTGCTCTCGTTCTTGTCTCTGCCGAAGGAGGATACGGGCAAGACGAGGCGCAAACAGAGTTTGAGATCGGCAGCTATGAGGATTACCCTGCCGGGACCATAAAATATATTGGCGATGCCAAAGTGTATATCATGTCCGATGAAGAAGGCGTATACGCCTTATCCGCGGAGTGCGAAAGGGGAAGGGGCATAATCGAGAAGCGCAAGGTGGGATTTCTCTGCAGGAAGAACGGCGCCCTGTATAAAGATGACGGCACGGCGTATTATATAGCCGCTAAAGATCTGGAGTGGTATAAAATAGAAGAAGATGAAAAGGGCGGCCTCGTTGTAAATAAGGAGGAGGTCGTGCCCAAGGGAGAAAAATTTAATAAATAAGAATAGGGACAATTGACATAGCTGATTTTATTATCTATAATAAAAATATGATACCGGACAAAACAGGACATTTTGGCGCATTCGGCGGAAAGTTCGTGCCCGAGACCTTGATCTTCGCTCTTGATGAATTGGAAAAGGCGTATGCAAAGGCAAAGAAGGACAAGGCCTTTGCTTCAGAGCTCAAATACTACCTGCGTGACTACGCGGGCAGGCCGACACCGCTTTATTTCGCGGCGAATTTAAGCAGGAAGGCCGGAGCGAAGATCTACCTTAAGCGCGAAGACCTGCTGCACACCGGCGCCCACAAGATAAACAATACCTTAGGGCAGATACTCCTGGCCAGGAGAATGAATAAGCGCAGGATAATCGCGGAGACAGGGGCCGGCCAGCACGGCGTTGCCACGGCTACCGTGTGCGCGCTGTTTGGCATGAAATGCAGGGTCTATATGGGGGAAGAGGACATAGCCAGGCAGCGCTTAAATGTCTTTCGCATGAAATTATTAGGGGCTGAGGTGAGCCGGGTGAAGAGCGGTTCGCGCACTCTTAAAGACGCTACCTCCGAGGCAATACGCGATTGGGTCACCAATGTCAGGGATACTCATTATATAATCGGCTCTGTTGTCGGGCCGCACCCGTATCCGATGATGGTCAGGGATTTTCAGTCAGTGCTTGGCGCTGAGGCAAGGAGGCAGATCATGCGGAAGGAAGGCCGGCTGCCGGATTATCTGCTTGCCTGCGTAGGCGGAGGAAGCAACGCCATGGGCCTGTTCTATAAATTCTTTGCCGACCGGTCTGTTAAATTCATCGGCGTCGAAGGCGCGGGAAAAGGCATCGGCAGCGGGGCGCATTCCGCCTCGCTCCTTGCCGGCACAACAGGCGTGCTGCACGGTTCCAAATCAAGCCTGCTTCAAGACAGGTACGGCCAGATAAAGAACGCCCACTCCATAGCGGCAGGGCTTGACTATCCCGGCACAGGCCCCGAACACGCGTATTATAAATCAACAGGCAGGGCCAGATACGTCGCGGTCGCGGACAGGCAGGCGCTGGAAGGGTTCAAGATGCTTTCTGAATTAGAAGGTATTATTCCCGCGCTTGAATCCGCGCACGCTATATATTACCTTACGAAGATGAAATCGTATTTGAAGAAAAATGACATTGTAATAGTTTGCCTCTCTGGTAGAGGTGATAAGGATATTGATATAATTATGGAGTATACCCCACACTCACGTGTGGGGAATGTCAATCTAAGCATAGCCAGATGATACTACACACGTAAGTGTGTAGAGGGAATGATGACAAATAGAATCGATAGGAAATTTAAGGAACTCAGATCGCAAAAGAAAAGCGCATTCATTGCCTTTATAACCGCCGGCTTCCCCAGTTTAAACGCCACAGAGAAACTAGTGCTGGGGCTTGAGAAGCGCGGCGTGGACATTATCGAGCTGGGAGTGCCGTTTTCTGACCCGCTCGCGGACGGCCCCATAATTCAGGCATCCTCGCTTTATTCTTTAAAAAGAAAGACCAATTTAAGCAAGATACTCTCGTTGGTAAAGAAGATCAGGATGCAGACACAGATACCCATATGCCTGATGACATACGTAAATCCTGTCCTCGCGATGGGAGAAAAGGAATTTCTGCTCCGCGCGAAGCAGAGCGGCGTTGACGGCATAATAGTCCCTGACTTGCCGCCTGAAGAGGCCTCCGGTCTGATAAGGCACGCGAGGAAGCAGGCAGTGCATACCATTTTCTTTCTCTCGCCCACAAGCGGCATCAAAAGGATCAAATATGTAGCGAAGCGTTCCAGAGGATTTATTTATTATGTGTCGCTTACCGGCGTTACCGGAGCCAGGAAGAGCCTGGAAACAGACCTGAAAAGCAGGATCAGGATGATCAAGAGGCATGTAAAATTACCGGTATGCGTGGGATTCGGCGTATCCACGGCTGAGCATGTAAGCCGCGTAAAGGCGTTAGCCGACGGCGTGATCGTAGGCAGCGCGATAATAGATAATATCCGCGCCAACCTGAAAAGGCCCGATATGCTGAGGCGGGCGCTTGATTTCGTAAAGTCAATCAATGTATAACAAGACAACGCTGGATAACGGCATAAGAGTTATTACCTATAATATGCCGGAGATGAACTCCGTATCGTTCGGCATATGGATAAACGCGGGCTCAAGGAATGAAGAGGCGGGCCAGAAAGGCATTGCCCACCTGCTTGAGCATATGGTTTTCAAGGGCTCGCGTAATTATTCCGGCCGCCGGATAAAAGAGTCCCTTGAAGGCGCGGGGGGAGCGTTAAACGCCTCCACTTCGGAAGAGCTCACCTGTTATTTTGTGAAGATACCCGCGGAGTTCCAGCGGCTGGCCGTTCAGATCATATCCGATATGGCGCTTTATCCGCTGATAGAGGAGGCAGAGCTCGCCAAGGAGAAAGGCGTCATAATTGAAGAGATAAAGATGTACAGAGACCTGCCGCAGGTCTTTGTATACGACCTGATGGATTCGCTTCTCTGGCCGGAACACCCGTTAGGCATAAATGTCGCGGGGACCGAGGAGACGGTCGCCGCCATAAACAGGCAGCAGCTATTTGCCTTCAGGGATCAGTTCTATGATCCGGCCAACATTGTTATTACCGCGGCCGGCAGGGTCAACCACGACCCGCTGTTGAAAGAATTGAACGGCATATTTAAGGCCGTTAAGAAGCAAGAGGCGGCCGGGTGCCTGGAGTTCAAGGGCAGGCAGGAAAAGATCCAGGTGAAGATCATGGATAAGCCCACTGAACAGTCGCACCTCGTGATCGGTTTTCACGGATTAAGCCGCGGCGACCCAAAGAGGTATAAGCTTTCATTGCTCAACATAATCTTAGGCGGGAATATGTCCAGCCGCCTCTTCAACGAGGTAAGGGAAGACAGGGGGCTTGCCTATGAGATAGGCAGCGCGGTCAAGAGGTTCAAAGACACTGGCGCCTTTCTTGTGCACGCGGGCATAGACAATAAAAAGGTCACTGAGGCGATAGAGGTAATACTGAAGCAGATATACGGCATTAAGAAAGACCTGGTCAGCGATGATGAATTGAAACGGGCAAAGGATTTTTATATCGGCCAGCTCAAGATGGCTTTAGAAGATACATTGGACCATATGGTATGGTTAGGCGAGCCGGAAGTCACGATGGGCAGGACATTTACGCCGGAAGAAGTATACGCGGAGATCTCCCGCATCAACGCCGCTGACCTGCGCGGCGTGGCAGGGGATATATTTGTGAAAGACGGATTGAATATAGCCCTTATCGGGCCGCTGAAGTCCAGGGAGAAAGAGATCAGTGGATGCGCAGAAAGAACAGGTAGTTAATAAGGGCTCCAGGAGGTCAACGCCCAGCGTATTCGCCTTATTTCTGCCTGAAATAAGGGAGCTGCTGGCAGTCAAGAACTTTCAGGAGCTGAAGAACCTGATCAGGGGCGTGCATTCCATGGATATCGCCGAGGGATGGCGCCTGCTCGAGCCAAATGAGAAACTCCTGATCTTTAAGCTGTTGAGCTTCAAACGGGCTGTGGAGTTGTTTGAAAATCTCAGGTTTGAGGAACAGTCGTTCCTGCTGGATAATCTCGGCAGCGTTGAGATCGCTTCGATCTTGAATGAGATGGCCTCCGATGAAAGGGCGCACTTATTTAAAGACCTCCCCGAGAAGATAATAAAGAAGCTGTTCTCCTTGATGAAGAAGGAGGAGGTTGACGATGTGCGCACCCTGCTTAAGTTTGAAGAAAACACGGCAGGCAGCCTGATGACCACCGAGTTTGTTATCCTTAAGAAGGACTTTACCGCGCGCAAGGCAATACTCAGGGTCCAGGAAAGCCATAAGGCCGGCCAGGCAAAGAATATCTATTCGGTTTACGTGGTTGATGACGAACACCGCCTTATCGGCGGTTTAAGCCTGCAGGACCTTATAACCGCGCCGCCGGATATGCTGCTTAAGGACCTGCTTTCGCACGCCGAATTAATAAAGATAAATGTAAACAGCCCGAAGGAGGATGTCGCCATTCAGTTCTCGCGCTATGACCTCCTTGACGCCCCGGTAGTTAACGACTCAGATCAGCTCGTAGGCATTATTACTATTGACGACGTTGTTGATTTGATACACCGCCAGGCCACCGCCGAGATCTACGAAATAGGCAAGATGGGCCCGGCAGGCGGCAAGGAAATACGCTATGAAACGGCAAGCGTAGGGGAGCTGGTTAAAAGGCGCGCCGGATGGCTGATAGCTCTTTTGATCATAGATTTTATGACCGGGAAAGTTCTTAAGACGTATGAGGGATCGTTGACCGCCGTCGTAGCCCTTACCTTCTTTATTCCGATGCTTCTTGATACCGGAGGCAACGCGGGAAACCAGGCGGCCATAACCATAATCAGGGGTCTGGCAACAGGCGATGTAAATTTTAAGAACGTATGGAAAGTGGCGCGCCTGGAAATAATAGCGGCTTTTATTATGGCGTTGATCGTGGCTTCAGTCGCCTTTGTAAGGGCGGTCATGCTCCAGGGAGACATCATGCTTTCCCTGGTAGTCGGTTCTACCATGGGCCTTATCGTGATACTTGCTATCTTAACCGGGGTCTGTCTCCCTCTGTTCTCAAAGAAAATAGGCCTGGACCCGGCGGTCCTGGCAGGCCCTATCACAACGAGCGTAGTTGATATCGTGGGATTGATAATATATTTCAAGATCGCCCAATTCCTGATCCCCGCGTTAAACTGAATCAGAGGCTGTTTTCTATGGAGAACTTTTTTACTTTACCGGCAATATTCACCGTCCTCGCCGTTCTTGTCATTCTTTCCGCTTTCTTTTCTTTATCGGAGACCTCCGTTATCGCCCTGAGCAAGATCAAATTGAGGCATATGGTGGAAAGGGGCGTAAGGCGCGCCAGGAGCGTACAGCGGCTGGTGACGAAATTAGACAGGTTTATCGCGGCGATCCTCATAAGCAACAATTTTGTGAATATAGCGATCTCCGCGATCGTGACCGCGGTCTTTATCGGCGTCTTCGGGCCGCGCAAAGGCGTTGTCGCCGCCACGTTTCTCTCCTCGCTGCTCATCCTTGTGTTTTGCGATATGATACCCAAGCTTATCGCCGTAAGGTTTCCCGATAAGATGGCGTTATTGACCTCTTATATTATGGAGGGGCTGATAGTAGTCCTTAATCCGTTGGTAACTTTGTTCACGGGTTTCAGTTCGTTTGTGCTTAAGTGTTTCGGCGTCGAACCGGGAAAACGCAAGCCCCTGATCTCGGAAGAGGAATTGCGGGTTATGATCGAGGTGGGCAAGGAAGAAGGGGTGGTAAGCGATGAGGAAAGAAAGATGCTGCACCGCATATTTGAATTCGGAGACACCATGGTAAGCGAGGTGATGGTGCCGAAGGAAAAAATGGCGGCTATGGATATAAGCAAGGGGGCGGAGGGCCTGCTTACCATACTTACCGAAGAGGGTTATTCCCGCATTCCGGTTTACAGGGACTCAATAGACAATATACTCGGAGTGATATATGCCAGGGATATCCTGTATATCTATTATAACAAAGGGCTGATAGTAGTAGAGGATATTTTGCATCAGCCGTTGTTTGTGCCGCCCGCCAAACGCGTTAATGAACTGTTGAGCGAATTTCAGACCAAAAAGGTGCAGATCGCCATAATCAAGGATGATAAAGGCATAACGCTGGGGCTGGTTACGCTTGAGGATCTGCTGGAAGAGATAGTAGGCGAGATAGAAGAGGAAAAACACAGGTGAAGGCCGTTTCTGTCACGTTGTAATCCGCGTTCATCCGTGTTACAATAAATCCAGGAGGAATACCATAGATTCGCGAAAGAAGGCCCTGCTGATAGCTCATCTCGCGCTTGATAAAAAGGCGGAGGATCTGCATGTCCTTGATATGAGGGGGGTAGCAAATTTCTGCGACTATTTTGTCCTGGCAAGCGGCTCATCCACGCGCCAGGTAAAGGCGATCGCGGAAAACATAGGCGAGGGGCTTCAAAACAGCGGCGAAAAGGACTTCTCCATAGAGGGGCTATCGGAGAGCCTTTGGGTGCTGATTGACTCCAGGGATGTGATCGTCCATATATTCTACGCGCCGCTTCGCGGGTACTACGCCCTTGAAAAGTTATGGGCGGACGCGAAAAGGGTAAGGGTAAGCAAGAGATGAGAGACCTTTATGAACTGATACGGCTGGTTAATTCAACCCATGACCTTAACAGGGTATTGAATATAATAACCCGCAAGGTTTCAAATATGGTGGATGCTAAGGTGTGCAGCCTGCGGCTTCTTGACCGCGACAAAAAAGAATTGATACTGCGCTCTTATCACGGCCCATACAGAAGGTCGCATCTTTCCAAGGGTAATCTCAAGATGGGTGAGTCCATATCCGGCAGGGCGATCAAGGAAAAGAAGGCGTATATCATAGCCGACCTTTACAAGGATTCGCTTTATAAGTCCCCGGAGATCGCCAGGCACGAGGGGGTGCGCTCCCTCTTAACGGTCCCCCTTCTTGACAGGGGAAAGGCGCTCGGCGTCTTGAGCGTATATTCCGATAAGCCGAACAGGTACCACATGGATGACCTGCACCTGCTTTCAATAGTGGCATCCCAGGTTGCCGTTGCCATATCAAACGCCCGGCTCTTTCAGGAGATCGAGTCCAACTATATTAATACCGTAAAGGTGCTGGTGAATACGATAGACGCCAAGGATAGCTATATCTACGGCCATTCCGAGAAAGTGGCGATACACTCTTTTGCCATAGCCAGAGAGCTGGACCTGAGCCCGGAGGAAAGGCAGGCGGTAAGGACCGCCGGTTTTCTGCATGATATGGGAAAGATCTCCGTTGACAGCGCCATACTCAGAAAGAAAGGTTTCCTAAATGACGATGAGTGGCACGAGATAGAGAAGCATCCGGAGATAGGCGCGCGCATAATAAGCCAGATCCCCAACCTTAATCACCTGGCGCCGCTGGTGCTGCATCATCATGCCAGGTTTGGAGGCGGAGGCTACCCGGATAAAAACTTGAAAGGCGCGGATATCCCCATAGGCGCGCGCATAATATCTGTAGCAGACGCTTACGAAGCCATGGTTTCCGCCAGGCCATACCGCGGCGCCCTTGAACACAGGATCGTCGTAGAAGAACTCAGAAGCCGTTCCAACAGCCAGTTTGATCCTCATATCGTCCACACCTTTCTAAAAGTACTTAAGAAAGATCAGGAACCGCAGGAAGTGAGCATTGTATAGGGATGCGTAAGGACATCAAGGCAGTTATAGCCTCGAGCTTGAAGGAATCACTTCGGATCTTTCAAATCCCTCCCGAGAGGATCCGGTCTCTTTCCATACAGTTAGACATACCGAAGGATGAAAGCTTCGGGGATATTTCGTCTAACCTTGCGATGCAGCTCAGCAAGGACTTGAAACAGCAGGCGCGCTCCATAGCCGATTCGCTCGTAGAGCATCTGAAGCGCGATCAGCGCCTTATGCCGCCGAAAGGCCTTGTTAAGGATATAAAGGCGCAAGACCCCGGATTTATCAATTTTTATTTAAGCGACGAATACTTCTATGGAAGGCTCCGCGACGCGCTCATCCTGTCCGGGCGTTTCGGCTCTTCTAAGTCAGGAAGGGGCAAAAAAGCGCTTATTGAGTTTGTGAGCGCCAATCCCACAGGGCCTTTGTCTGTGGCCCACGCCCGGCAGGCGGCAGTAGGCGATTCACTTGCCTCCATACTTGAATTTCTGGGTTTCAGGGTGACCAGGGAGTATTACCTGAACGATAAGGGCAATCAGATCAATATACTGGGAAGGTCGGTAATGCTGCGCGCGCGTGAACTTAAAGGAGAGAGCGTCGCCTTTCCCGAAGATCATTATCAGGGGGATTACATACGGGATATCGCTAAAGAGGTCATCGGTTTGGGCAGGGAAAATGAAGGCGAGAAGTGGTTTTGCGATTACGCCGTAGAATATTTGATGGGTATTATAGGGGCTGAGTTGAGGGATTTCGGCACTGGGTTTGACGTATGGTATTCGCAGGCGGCCCTGGAGAGATCGGGAAAGATCGAAAAGGCGATAGGGCATCTGAAGAAAAAGGGCTGCGTATATGAAAATGAAGGCGCCGTGTGGTTTCGGTCTACCTCCTTCGGTGACGACAAAGACAGGGTGATCATAAAATCCGACGGCTCTTACACCTATATTACCCCCGATATCGCCTATCATGAGGATAAATTCAGGCGCGGCTTTGACTGGCTTATAAACCTCTGGGGCCCCGACCATCACGGATATATCGGCAGGATCAAGGCGGCGGTCGCCGCCCTGGGTAAGAATAAGGAAGCCCTTTCCCTGATCATCGTTCAACTTGCCAGCATATTCCGCGACGGCAAGCAGTTATTGATGTCCACGAGAAAGGGCCAGTATATAACGCTGCGGCAGGTCCTTGATGAAGTCGGCAGGGACGCCTCCAGGTTCTTCTTTCTTATGCGCAGGACATCAAGCCACCTTGATTTTGATATTGACCTTGCCAAAAAACATAGCCAGGAAAACCCGGTTTTTTATGTGCAGTACGCCCACGCCAGGATAAGCAGTATATTGAAAAACGCGCGGGCGGGTTTTAACCTTAAGCGGGCGGATCTAAAGCTGCTTAAGCAAAAAGAAGAACTGTTTTTAATGAGGGCCATCAGCCGGTTCCCTTACGTGCTCGAGGTCTGCCTTAGCAGCCTTGACCCGTTTTTTGTGACGGAATATTTGAAGAGGATGGCGGAGGCATTTCATAAATTCTACGATAACCACCGGGTGCTTGGCGATGATAAGCGGCTGACAGAGGCGCGGCTGGCTCTGATAAAGGCGGCGCAGATAGTGTTGTCCAACGGGTTCCGGCTTTTAGGCATAAGCGCTCCGGAGAAGATGTAGTTATGCATAAGAATTGGATCTTTAGAAAAGGCGACAGCCGTATTCAGGAACATCTGGTTAAAGAGTTAAAGATATCCGCGCTGCTCGCGCGGTTATTGGTTAACCGCGGCATAAAACAGCCGCGGGACGCGCTTAAGTTCCTCAAGCCCGGCATCTCGGATCTATTAGACCCTTTGGATCTGCCGGATATGGAGAAGGCGGTAAAGCGCGTAAGAAAAGCGCTGAAAGATAAACAGCCGATCCTCATCTGCGGGGATTACGATGTTGACGGCATAACCGGCTGCGTGCTGCTTCACAAAGTGCTTGGCCGTATGGGCGGCCTGGCAGATATACATCTGCCCCACAGGATCAAGGACGGCTACGGCATAAGCAGGGACGCCGTTAAAATAGCCGTGAAGAAGAAGGCGCTGGCAATAAGCGTTGATTGCGGCATATCTGATTTTGAGGAAGTGGATGAGTTAAGAAAGAGCGGCATAGATACGATAATAATAGACCATCATACGCCTCATAACGGCAGATTGCCCACGGCCTTTGCCATTATCAACCCGAAACTGGAAACCTCCTCATACGGGTTTAAGGACCTTGCCGGAGTAGGCGTTGTCTTGAAAGTCGCGCAGGCGCTTACCGCGGATACCCTTGAGGCGGACCTGGACATAGTGGCCCTGGGAACGGTCGCGGATGTCGTGCCGTTACTTGGCGAAAACAGGATCATAGTGAAAGAGGGCCTGGCCAGATTGAATGCCACGCGGCATAACGGGCTGAAGGCGCTTATAGATGTTTCAGGCATAAAAGGCAAGGAGATATCGGTCGGCTATATAAGTTACATATTGGGCCCGAGGATAAACGCGGGCGGCAGGATGGGCGATGCCGGCGCCCCCCTGAAACTCTTGTTGAGCGATGATTATGATGAGGCAAAGTTGTTGGCAAACAGCCTGAATACGCATAACAGGAACCGGCAGAATATTGAAGAAAAGATCATGAACGAGGCGGTCTCCCGCATTGAATCAGGCGAGATGGATTTTAAAAATCATTATGTGATCGTTCTCGGCGGCGATAGTTGGCACAGGGGGGTGCTGGGGATCATCGCTTCCAAGATCGCGGACAGGTATTACAGGCCCGTTATCATAATCTCTTTTGAAGACGGCGTGGGAAAGGGCTCCTGCCGTTCCATAAGAAGCTTCCACATACTTGAGGCGCTGAGCCGCTGCCGGAAGCATCTGCAGGATTTCGGCGGGCACAAGTGCGCCGCGGGTATCACGGTCTTAGAGAGAGATCTGGATAATTTCCGGGAGAGTGTCAATGCCGCTGCCAGGGATATGCTTAAGCCGAGCGACCTTATACCTTCTATAGAGATCGATGCCGAGGTCAGGCTCGCGGATCTAAACCATGGCCTGCTTGATAGTATAAATGAGCTTTCGCCTTTTGGCTGTGATAACCCTGAGCCGTTATTTTCAACCCGTAACCTGAGTTTAAAGGGTCTGCCTCAGGTGATGGGCAGGGGTACGCTCAAGATGTGGGTAACCGACGGCAATACAACTTATCAGGCCGTGGGCTTCGCGATGGCGTCGCTTAAGGATTACATAAGTTCGCTTTCGTCATTTGACGCCGCGTTCA
Proteins encoded in this region:
- the mgtE gene encoding magnesium transporter, with amino-acid sequence MDAQKEQVVNKGSRRSTPSVFALFLPEIRELLAVKNFQELKNLIRGVHSMDIAEGWRLLEPNEKLLIFKLLSFKRAVELFENLRFEEQSFLLDNLGSVEIASILNEMASDERAHLFKDLPEKIIKKLFSLMKKEEVDDVRTLLKFEENTAGSLMTTEFVILKKDFTARKAILRVQESHKAGQAKNIYSVYVVDDEHRLIGGLSLQDLITAPPDMLLKDLLSHAELIKINVNSPKEDVAIQFSRYDLLDAPVVNDSDQLVGIITIDDVVDLIHRQATAEIYEIGKMGPAGGKEIRYETASVGELVKRRAGWLIALLIIDFMTGKVLKTYEGSLTAVVALTFFIPMLLDTGGNAGNQAAITIIRGLATGDVNFKNVWKVARLEIIAAFIMALIVASVAFVRAVMLQGDIMLSLVVGSTMGLIVILAILTGVCLPLFSKKIGLDPAVLAGPITTSVVDIVGLIIYFKIAQFLIPALN
- a CDS encoding pitrilysin family protein, whose translation is MYNKTTLDNGIRVITYNMPEMNSVSFGIWINAGSRNEEAGQKGIAHLLEHMVFKGSRNYSGRRIKESLEGAGGALNASTSEELTCYFVKIPAEFQRLAVQIISDMALYPLIEEAELAKEKGVIIEEIKMYRDLPQVFVYDLMDSLLWPEHPLGINVAGTEETVAAINRQQLFAFRDQFYDPANIVITAAGRVNHDPLLKELNGIFKAVKKQEAAGCLEFKGRQEKIQVKIMDKPTEQSHLVIGFHGLSRGDPKRYKLSLLNIILGGNMSSRLFNEVREDRGLAYEIGSAVKRFKDTGAFLVHAGIDNKKVTEAIEVILKQIYGIKKDLVSDDELKRAKDFYIGQLKMALEDTLDHMVWLGEPEVTMGRTFTPEEVYAEISRINAADLRGVAGDIFVKDGLNIALIGPLKSREKEISGCAERTGS
- a CDS encoding GAF domain-containing protein; translation: MRDLYELIRLVNSTHDLNRVLNIITRKVSNMVDAKVCSLRLLDRDKKELILRSYHGPYRRSHLSKGNLKMGESISGRAIKEKKAYIIADLYKDSLYKSPEIARHEGVRSLLTVPLLDRGKALGVLSVYSDKPNRYHMDDLHLLSIVASQVAVAISNARLFQEIESNYINTVKVLVNTIDAKDSYIYGHSEKVAIHSFAIARELDLSPEERQAVRTAGFLHDMGKISVDSAILRKKGFLNDDEWHEIEKHPEIGARIISQIPNLNHLAPLVLHHHARFGGGGYPDKNLKGADIPIGARIISVADAYEAMVSARPYRGALEHRIVVEELRSRSNSQFDPHIVHTFLKVLKKDQEPQEVSIV
- a CDS encoding hemolysin family protein, with translation MENFFTLPAIFTVLAVLVILSAFFSLSETSVIALSKIKLRHMVERGVRRARSVQRLVTKLDRFIAAILISNNFVNIAISAIVTAVFIGVFGPRKGVVAATFLSSLLILVFCDMIPKLIAVRFPDKMALLTSYIMEGLIVVLNPLVTLFTGFSSFVLKCFGVEPGKRKPLISEEELRVMIEVGKEEGVVSDEERKMLHRIFEFGDTMVSEVMVPKEKMAAMDISKGAEGLLTILTEEGYSRIPVYRDSIDNILGVIYARDILYIYYNKGLIVVEDILHQPLFVPPAKRVNELLSEFQTKKVQIAIIKDDKGITLGLVTLEDLLEEIVGEIEEEKHR
- the rsfS gene encoding ribosome silencing factor — protein: MAHLALDKKAEDLHVLDMRGVANFCDYFVLASGSSTRQVKAIAENIGEGLQNSGEKDFSIEGLSESLWVLIDSRDVIVHIFYAPLRGYYALEKLWADAKRVRVSKR